A region of Falco peregrinus isolate bFalPer1 chromosome 13, bFalPer1.pri, whole genome shotgun sequence DNA encodes the following proteins:
- the KIAA1210 gene encoding acrosomal protein KIAA1210 homolog isoform X4, whose amino-acid sequence MATGPTEVTQSPETGETAEECTGKKKSKFQTFKNFFAKKKRRDPPPPRGESNLKPCQSSSDVSISVLDTTALHSPKEAGPKGSMGNKALSHDSVFIFESAPGNVAGDMLSQENIPGRVKALQLQLQPNIRLGSPPLVIIGKKLEDAGAVSEDDGLPRSPPEISTLHEVLTDSPSKSSNPVQRHSSLSLGGTDSEDEQIPSGASSRPISPSSSATLGAPSSRGSSCLPVDFTIPASPLGCLDTSAARHRIAINPRKQKGFTNKNQQTPQVEELESEACLPATPEKKGNSTELLANDQHKSDWEGLSAQVGYCAKGGDPMETKGVRSPTDAAHDSHDSTLVAEDSCALLQEDTCLPSMDHHYKAAAPLLKPESSPVSMEEHHSAKMSHCSDESADELTLHQQNNNTEVSTFPESQQIGVEAVVFPDIVAADLFSNGVETEGKDILAEVTQRSSVNSVDPNIKDQEKGDLLFIGKVEACLGTIENQSNHIVSGTAPGPSQIVVIDSESSDIKTVAVLKPENSSVRRNDKETCERMEFQSSKGNAERLIDTAAFILEAGCMLPPSKLEVCFKAETVPVSKGNQGSQQANTSNISERLSIGCLASSSLAGLKSNISSADDSKEYQISSTASHRKTVEDSPSSDENVKTPRKTASAKPVRFTIAPAWQRSLSGGSNSKEDSYTRSSPTSPIRPELFEGMMKEHTRFDVVIQESAKNSSGRFDRDCKDSDFHLTSVEWADHEAQNVENPFGVRLRRTSSLLKYQSESRAESPKLIPSAVPVAASASVKEDQKLVGTGKPPLCFPISPKSFVKKTDLLEDKNSPKTRSEEVAKKQNGHKPSEKVSSPHLETASSEPAWVSMAKLKQKGFQDHPLAKEHKAEDKAMTKVDQEEQGICASENVLKKNMPSSLNSQDRKTQTKTTVSAAAGKVGPIAQEASVIPAVEKEARHSSNLPMTPCSPAEPPWLSLAKKKAKAWSEMPQIVQ is encoded by the exons ATGGCTACGGGGCCAACAGAGGTCACACAGTCACCTGAAACAGGAGAGACAGCTGAAGAGTGCACGG gaaagaaaaaatccaaatttcaGACTTTCAAGAACTTCTTTgccaagaagaaaaggagagaccCTCCACCTCCCAGGGGGGAGAGTAATTTAAAACCTTGCCAGTCCAGCAGCGATGTCAGCATCTCTGTGCTCGACACTACTGCACTTCATTCACCAAAGGAGGCTGG gcCCAAAGGAAGCATGGGAAACAAAGCCTTGTCCCATGACAGCGTCTTCATTTTTGAGTCTGCACCAGGAAATGTGGCGGGTGACATGTTGTCTCAGGAAAACATACCTGGAAGAGTGAAAGCTTTGCAG CTTCAGTTGCAGCCGAACATCAGACTTGGATCACCTCCTCTTGTTATAATTGGAAAGAAACTGGAAGATGCAGGTGCTGTTTCTGAAGATGATGGTTTACCTAGAAGCCCTCCTGAAATTTCAACCCTTCATGAAGTTCTGACAGATTCACCAAGCAAG TCCTCCAACCCTGTTCAGCGTCATAGCTCTTTGAGTTTAGGCGGGACAGACAGTGAAGATGAACAG ATACCTTCTGGAGCTTCCTCCAGGCCCATCAGTCCTTCATCCTCCGCCACTCTGGGGGCCCCCAGCTCtcggggcagcagctgccttcctgTTGACTTCACCATCCCTGCCAGTCCCCTTGGCTGCCTGGACACCTCAGCCGCCAGGCACAGGATTGCCATAAACCCACGGAAACAGAAGGGCTTTACCAACAAGAATCAGCAAACTCCCCAG GTGGAAGAGCTGGAAAGTGAAGCATGTCTTCCTGCAACTccagaaaagaagggaaattcGACAGAATTACTTGCAAATGACCAGCATAAAAGTGATTGGGAAG GATTATCAGCCCAGGTGGGGTATTGTGCAAAGGGAGGTGATCCTATGGAGACAAAAGGTGTAAGAAGTCCCACTGATGCTGCCCATGACTCTCATGATTCCACACTTGTGGCAGAAGACTCGTGTGCTTTGCTGCAAGAGGATACATGCCTCCCCAGCATGGACCATCACTATAAAGCAGCTGCACCCCTTCTGAAACCTGAGTCTTCTCCAGTGAGCATGGAGGAGCATCACAGTGCAAAAATGTCACACTGTTCAGATGAGTCTGCTGATGAATTGACATTACATCAGCAAAACAACAATACTGAAGTATCTACATTTCCAGAATCACAACAAATTGGAGTAGAAGCTGTTGTGTTTCCAGACATAGTAGCAGCTGACTTGTTTAGCAATGGTGTGGAAACAGAGGGCAAGGATATATTGGCAGAGGTTACACAAAGGTCCTCAGTAAATTCTGTGGACCCAAACATTAAAGACCAGGAAAAGGGGGATCTACTGTTTATTGGCAAAGTAGAAGCCTGCTTGGGTACTATTGAGAATCAGTCCAACCACATTGTCTCAGGTACTGCGCCAGGCCCTTCACAGATTGTGGTAATTGATTCAGAGTCTTCTGACATCAAGACGGTAGCTGTTTTGAAGCCTGAAAACAGCTCAGTAAGAAGAAATGACAAAGAAACTTGTGAAAGAATGGAATTTCAGTCATCCAAAGGCAATGCAGAAAGATTAATAGACACTGCTGCATTTATCTTGGAAGCAGGTTGCATGCTACCTCCCAGTAAATTGGAAGtatgttttaaagcagaaactgtTCCTGTTTCGAAGGGTAACCAAGGCAGTCAACAGGCCAACAcctcaaatatttctgaaagacttTCCATTGGATGTCTTGCCTCTTCCAGTTTGGCTGGCTTGAAGAGTAATATCTCTTCCGCTGATGACAGTAAGGAGTACCAGATAAGCAGtacagcttctcacagaaaaaCAGTGGAAGACAGTCCATCTTcagatgaaaatgttaaaactcCACGGAAGACTGCTTCTGCTAAACCAGTCAGATTTACCATTGCACCAGCATGGCAAAGATCTCTTTCAGGGGGTTCAAATTCAAAGGAAGATTCCTATACCAGAAGTTCCCCAACGTCCCCTATAAGACCAGAGTTGTTTGAAGGTATGATGAAAGAACACACACGTTTTGATGTAGTCATCCAGGAATCGGCAAAAAACAGCTCGGGTAGATTTGATCGAGATTGTAAGGACAGTGATTTTCATTTGACTTCTGTGGAGTGGGCTGACCATGAAGCACAAAACGTTGAAAACCCATTTGGGGTCAGACTAAGGAGAACATCTTCTTTACTCAAATACCAGAGTGAAAGCCGTGCGGAATCTCCAAAGTTGATCCCCTCAGCTGTTcctgttgctgcttctgcttcagtTAAAGAGGATCAGAAATTGGTGGGCACTGGGAAGCCACCTCTGTGCTTTCCTATCAGCCCAAAATcgtttgttaaaaaaacagatcTCCTAGAAGACAAAAATTCTCCCAAGACAAGATCAGAAGAAGTGGCAAAGAAGCAAAATGGTCATAAACCTTCAG AAAAAGTCTCCTCTCCACATTTGGAAACAGCTTCCTCTGAACCAGCTTGGGTCTCCATggcaaaactaaaacaaaaggGTTTCCAGGATCACCCTCTTGCCAAAGAACATAAAGCTGAAGACAAAGCTATGACCAAAGTGGATCAAGAGGAG CAAGGGATCTGTGCTAGTGAGAACGTATTGAAGAAGAATATGCCTTCCAGCTTGAACTCTCAGGACAGAAAAACGCAGACAAAGACCACTgtgtctgctgcagcag GTAAAGTTGGACCTATTGCTCAGGAAGCATCTGTGATTCCTGCTGTTGAAAAGGAAGCCAGACACTCCTCTAACCTGCCAATGACACCATGCAGCCCTGCTGAACCACCATGGCTATCCCTGGCCAAGAAGAAAGCCAAAGCATGGAGTGAAATGCCCCAGATTGTACAATAG